The nucleotide sequence TCAAAAGTCTCTTTCTCAAAAAAGAACTGATCTATTAAAGCCAGTTTATGAAGAGGCAAGACAAGCGATCTTTAAAGTAGCTAGAGCAAAAGGTTTTGACTATGTTCTTGATTCTACTACGGGAACTGGAGTGATCATGGCAGATGGTTATGATTTGATGCCAGACGTGAAGAAAGCATTAGGTATCCAATAGGAATACACTTAAAAATACAAGAAACCGTCTCTACAATGTAGAGGCGGTTTTATTTTTGGCGTAAATTAAGATCTCAAACAACACATCATTTTGAGTAAGGCACCCTTAGGTTTTTTTGATAGCGGCGTTGGCGGCACTTCAGTTTGGAAAGAAGTGGTTCAGCTCTTGCCACATGAGAACACTATCTATCTCGCCGACTCTAAAAATGCGCCCTACGGTATTAAATCCAGGCAAGAGATCATTGATTTGAGCATCAAGAACACAGAGTATCTGCTTGCCCAAGGTTGTAAGTTAATTGCCGTTCCCTGTAACACGGCCACCACAAATGCCATTGATTATTTGAGAGCTAATTACAAGGTTCCCTTCATAGGTATAGAACCGGCCATAAAGCCCGCAGCCCTAAATTCTGATACCAAAAAAATTGGCATTTTAGCTACTAAAGGTACCTTGTCCAGCCAATTGTTTAAAACCACTCAAGAAAAATTCACAAGAGATATTGCCACAATTGAAGTCACAGGTACTGGCATCGTGGAACTTATTGAATCTGGCAAGAAAGACAGTCGTGAGATGAAATCCCTACTGCAGGCAATCACACAGCCATTCATGACTTCAGGCATTGATTATTTGGTTTTGGGGTGTAGTCATTACCCATATATCAAAACCACGTTGCAGGAATTGCTACCTAAAAACGTTAAGATCATAGATTCTGGTGCAGCCGTGGCAAGGCAGACCTTGGCGGTTTTACAAGAGCAGAATCTTCTCAATACAAGTAGTGACTCAGGACAGCATCGGCTCTTTTCAAATGCAGATCCTACGGTTCTGGAAGAGCTTATTCAGCCTGTAGAAAATGCTACAATTGCCTCATTGGATTTTTGAATAACTTCTGCCCACTGTTGAAAAGTCTAGAGACGAGCCATCGCGCTTCCCTTACCTAAATTGTATTTTTAAAGCTCCTAAAATCAAGCACATTGGCAGCCAAAAGTAAGAAGGTTACACCCTTAATGCAGCAATACAACAAGATCAAGGTAAAATATCCTGATGCTTTGTTGCTCTTCCGTGTGGGCGATTTTTACGAGACCTTTGGCGAGGACGCCGTCAAGACCGCACGTATTCTCAATATTGTTTTGACCAACAGGAACAATGGTGGCGAGCGCACAGAGCTGGCAGGTTTCCCGCACCATTCCTTGAATACCTACTTGCCTAAGCTCGTCCGTGCTGGTGAGCGTGTGGCCATTTGTGATCAACTGGAAGATCCTAAACAGACTAAAAATATCGTCAAACGTGGTGTGACAGAGTTGATTACGCCTGGTGTTTCCCTCAACGATGAAGTCTTGCAGGCGGGCAGTAACAATTTTTTGGCGGCAATATCGCTTTCGCGAAATGTCTATGCCGTGGCATTTCTGGATATATCCACCGGTGAGTTTTTGATAAGCCAAGGAACAAAAGAAGAAGCCGATAAATTATTGCAGAACTTCAATCCTAGTGAGGTCTTGGTGTCTCGCAGCGATAAAAAGCAACTGGCTCAAGACTTTCCTTATGATTTGCCTTTTTTCTACTTAGAAGATTGGGTGTTCCAGATTGATTATGCCAGAGAAAGCCTACTCAAACACTTTAAAGTAAATTCCTTAAAAGGTTATGGAGTAGAAAAGCTGGATGAAGCCCTAATTTCAGCAGGAGCCA is from Nonlabens sp. YIK11 and encodes:
- the murI gene encoding glutamate racemase, which encodes MLSKAPLGFFDSGVGGTSVWKEVVQLLPHENTIYLADSKNAPYGIKSRQEIIDLSIKNTEYLLAQGCKLIAVPCNTATTNAIDYLRANYKVPFIGIEPAIKPAALNSDTKKIGILATKGTLSSQLFKTTQEKFTRDIATIEVTGTGIVELIESGKKDSREMKSLLQAITQPFMTSGIDYLVLGCSHYPYIKTTLQELLPKNVKIIDSGAAVARQTLAVLQEQNLLNTSSDSGQHRLFSNADPTVLEELIQPVENATIASLDF